A stretch of the Gammaproteobacteria bacterium genome encodes the following:
- the hrcA gene encoding heat-inducible transcriptional repressor HrcA, with protein sequence MATELSDRANALLKTLVESYIKDGHPVGSRALARGSGLKLSPATVRNVMVDLEEAGLIVSPHTSSGRIPTAKGYRFFVDSMVLAEPMSIENAAVEALKDELDSGQSVNNLMLAASSILSGVTSMASVVMVPRQANKSLKHVEFLVLGDDRVLVILVTNDDEVRNHVIHTPRKFTAAELQYISNYLNQTFVGQELPHMRNRIMTELREARDDMDRLMREAVEMADQVLNATEQEASEDCVISGQTNLMGYAELSNVDKLRQLFEAFNQKRDILHVLDQCLQSPGVQIFIGEESGYHPFDDMSVVTSTYERDGKILGVLGVIGPTRMQYNRVIPVVDITAKLLSSALNQR encoded by the coding sequence ATGGCAACAGAACTTAGCGACAGAGCCAACGCCTTATTAAAAACTCTGGTTGAATCCTATATTAAGGATGGTCACCCAGTTGGGTCGCGTGCGTTAGCGCGTGGTTCAGGCTTAAAATTGAGTCCCGCGACTGTACGCAATGTCATGGTCGATTTAGAAGAAGCCGGGTTGATTGTTTCACCGCACACGTCTTCTGGTCGTATTCCAACAGCGAAAGGCTACCGTTTTTTTGTTGATTCTATGGTTTTGGCGGAACCCATGTCGATTGAGAATGCGGCGGTTGAAGCGTTAAAGGATGAACTCGACAGTGGCCAGTCCGTTAATAATTTGATGTTGGCAGCGTCGTCTATTTTGTCAGGCGTAACCAGTATGGCAAGTGTGGTGATGGTGCCACGGCAAGCTAATAAAAGTCTTAAACACGTCGAATTTCTTGTCTTGGGTGATGATCGCGTATTAGTGATTTTGGTGACCAATGATGATGAAGTGCGCAATCACGTTATCCATACCCCACGTAAATTCACTGCGGCTGAGCTGCAATATATTAGTAATTATTTAAATCAAACATTCGTTGGTCAAGAACTGCCGCATATGCGTAATCGTATTATGACTGAACTGCGTGAGGCACGCGATGATATGGATCGACTCATGCGTGAGGCCGTAGAAATGGCCGACCAGGTACTTAACGCGACGGAGCAAGAAGCGAGTGAAGATTGCGTTATCTCGGGTCAAACCAATTTAATGGGTTATGCCGAGTTATCTAACGTCGATAAGCTACGCCAGTTATTTGAAGCCTTTAATCAAAAACGCGATATCCTCCATGTGCTGGATCAGTGCTTGCAAAGTCCCGGCGTGCAAATTTTTATTGGCGAAGAATCAGGTTATCACCCCTTTGATGACATGAGTGTGGTCACCTCAACCTATGAGCGCGATGGCAAAATTCTCGGTGTGTTGGGCGTTATTGGGCCGACACGTATGCAATATAATCGAGTCATCCCTGTTGTTGATATTACGGCTAAATTACTTAGTTCGGCCTTGAATCAGCG
- a CDS encoding NAD(+) kinase has product MTSSFKTIGLIAKKSDPQVVAVLNTLHDYFTQRNMAVFVEQETAKLLDIKAEVMNWSGFSQHCDLAVIIGGDGTLLAAARALGNTKTPLLGIHMGRLGFLADITPKVMIEKLDDVLAGHYLSEKRALLKSTVIRDSEIILETHALNDIVVHKWASSRMVELETFIDGAFVSTQRADGLIVSTPTGSTAYALSGGGPIVHPSLNAVILVPICPHTLSHRPIVVSGDSLIELVITDTNLNSVKLSCDGQNTIEIINGDKIRVEKSEQCTYLIHPKEHDHFHTLRTKLGWGTTPGR; this is encoded by the coding sequence ATGACTTCGTCATTTAAGACCATCGGCCTTATCGCCAAGAAATCGGACCCGCAAGTCGTCGCCGTATTGAATACGCTGCATGACTATTTTACGCAGCGCAATATGGCCGTCTTTGTCGAACAGGAAACGGCTAAGCTACTGGACATCAAGGCCGAAGTGATGAATTGGTCGGGGTTTTCCCAGCATTGCGACCTTGCCGTTATCATTGGCGGTGATGGCACCTTGCTGGCTGCTGCACGTGCTTTAGGTAACACCAAGACCCCCTTGCTAGGCATTCACATGGGGCGACTTGGTTTTCTTGCCGATATCACACCCAAGGTAATGATCGAGAAGCTTGATGATGTGCTGGCAGGTCATTATTTATCTGAAAAACGCGCATTACTAAAAAGCACAGTCATTCGTGATAGCGAAATTATTCTTGAAACCCATGCACTCAACGATATCGTTGTACACAAATGGGCATCATCGCGCATGGTTGAATTAGAAACCTTTATTGATGGCGCATTTGTCAGTACCCAACGTGCTGACGGTTTGATTGTATCAACGCCAACAGGCTCCACCGCCTATGCGCTATCTGGCGGCGGCCCTATCGTTCATCCGTCGCTCAATGCGGTAATCCTGGTGCCGATTTGTCCGCATACTCTTAGTCATCGCCCCATCGTAGTGAGTGGTGATAGCTTGATTGAACTGGTTATTACCGACACCAACTTGAACTCAGTCAAACTCAGTTGTGATGGCCAAAATACTATCGAAATCATCAACGGCGATAAAATACGCGTAGAGAAAAGCGAACAATGTACGTATTTAATACACCCTAAAGAGCATGATCATTTTCATACCTTACGCACCAAACTAGGCTGGGGAACAACACCGGGTCGCTAA
- the recN gene encoding DNA repair protein RecN, with protein sequence MITQLYIRDFVLVDTLDLAFSKGMTTITGETGAGKSILLDAIGLALGDRANNNLIRSGAKRAEVMLDFDVSDKADVIAWLSEHEVDAANTCQIRRTVSSDGRSRAYINGSPVTVQWLKELGEKLIDIHGQHAHQSMMHGSVQRELLDAYAEHSDLLKQVSEKYQAWKNLITTLNDLQKSAQERNAKLDLVRYQLDELVNAALQDNEWQQLETNLKQLAHASELRETCHSAMQFINSDSVGELGQITVQLGKAAELDDKLKNVLSCFETANIQIQEASGELRNYLDSLDDDPQKLNQIESRMSELHSLARKHHVEPNTLLDLQDELSLTVNKLDNESATLGSLEQDIEKARHDYLTLAKKISKKRKASAKKLGAEITHNMQQLGMPEGVFDIALRDLDENQYGIHGLERIEFLVSANPGQDLMPMTKVASGGELSRISLAIQVINVNRHQIGTYIFDEVDVGVGGSIAEIIGQTLRRVGDSYQVLCVTHLPQVAALGHHQLKVEKTVINKMTHTSVTILSETDRLEEIARMLAGTEITDSARQNAQDLMTRGATGSVH encoded by the coding sequence ATGATTACCCAACTCTACATTCGCGATTTTGTTCTGGTCGACACACTCGACCTTGCCTTCTCAAAGGGCATGACCACCATTACGGGTGAAACAGGCGCCGGCAAATCGATACTACTCGACGCTATTGGCCTGGCGCTCGGTGATCGTGCTAATAATAACCTCATCCGATCCGGCGCTAAACGCGCTGAAGTCATGCTCGATTTTGATGTCAGCGATAAAGCCGATGTTATCGCTTGGTTAAGTGAGCATGAAGTTGATGCAGCAAACACTTGCCAAATACGCCGCACCGTCAGTAGTGATGGTCGCTCGCGCGCCTATATCAATGGCAGCCCTGTTACCGTTCAATGGCTCAAAGAGCTGGGCGAAAAACTTATCGATATTCACGGCCAACACGCCCACCAGTCCATGATGCACGGCTCAGTACAACGTGAGTTACTCGACGCCTATGCCGAACATAGCGACCTGTTAAAACAAGTTAGCGAAAAATACCAGGCATGGAAAAATTTAATAACGACTTTAAACGACTTACAAAAATCGGCACAAGAACGCAATGCAAAACTCGATTTGGTGCGCTATCAATTAGACGAATTAGTCAATGCAGCGCTGCAAGATAATGAGTGGCAACAACTCGAAACTAACCTCAAACAATTGGCCCATGCCAGTGAATTACGCGAGACATGCCACAGCGCCATGCAATTTATTAATAGCGATAGTGTTGGCGAGCTTGGCCAAATCACCGTACAGCTTGGCAAAGCCGCAGAACTCGACGACAAGCTTAAAAATGTACTGTCTTGCTTTGAAACTGCCAACATACAAATACAAGAAGCCAGCGGTGAATTAAGAAACTATCTCGACTCACTCGATGATGACCCACAAAAGCTAAACCAAATTGAATCACGCATGAGTGAACTGCATAGTTTGGCACGCAAACACCATGTCGAACCGAACACCCTGCTTGACTTGCAAGATGAGCTAAGCCTAACAGTCAATAAACTCGACAATGAAAGTGCCACACTAGGCAGCCTGGAACAAGACATCGAAAAAGCACGTCATGATTACTTAACACTAGCCAAAAAAATCAGCAAAAAACGTAAAGCCAGTGCGAAAAAACTCGGCGCAGAAATCACTCACAATATGCAACAACTCGGCATGCCCGAAGGCGTTTTTGACATTGCGCTGCGTGACCTGGACGAAAACCAATATGGCATACATGGCCTGGAACGTATTGAGTTTTTGGTCAGCGCCAACCCTGGCCAGGATCTTATGCCCATGACAAAAGTTGCCTCCGGTGGTGAATTATCACGCATCAGCCTCGCCATCCAAGTCATTAACGTTAACCGCCACCAAATCGGCACCTATATTTTTGATGAGGTCGATGTCGGTGTTGGCGGCAGTATTGCCGAAATCATTGGCCAAACCCTGCGCCGCGTTGGTGATAGCTATCAAGTACTCTGCGTCACCCATCTACCGCAAGTTGCCGCCTTGGGTCATCATCAACTCAAAGTTGAAAAAACCGTCATTAATAAAATGACCCATACCAGCGTGACGATTTTATCCGAAACAGACCGCCTGGAAGAAATTGCCCGAATGCTGGCCGGCACCGAAATCACCGACAGTGCCCGGCAAAACGCACAAGATTTAATGACGCGCGGTGCTACTGGTTCCGTGCATTAA
- a CDS encoding AbrB/MazE/SpoVT family DNA-binding domain-containing protein, with product MLKVKVTAVGNSMGILLPKEALNKLKASKGDTLYLVDSPEGLTLTPYQQDFEAQMETAEKIMKKYRNAFHELAK from the coding sequence ATGCTAAAAGTTAAAGTTACTGCTGTAGGGAACTCGATGGGGATTCTCCTTCCAAAAGAAGCGCTTAATAAGCTCAAAGCCAGCAAAGGCGACACCTTGTACCTCGTGGATAGTCCAGAAGGACTTACCCTTACCCCTTATCAGCAAGATTTTGAAGCTCAAATGGAAACCGCTGAAAAGATAATGAAAAAATACCGAAACGCCTTTCATGAGCTTGCTAAATAA
- a CDS encoding type II toxin-antitoxin system death-on-curing family toxin: MREPNWVLTKIVFSAHQMLLSEHGGGTGIRDKTLLESALARPKQRFEYEPGSTPFELAASYSFGLAKNHPFIDGNKRTSLAIGAIFLEINGIILNAKEPETVVVFEQLASDNISETGLSNWFESNSIPSA; encoded by the coding sequence ATGAGAGAGCCAAATTGGGTTTTAACCAAAATCGTTTTCTCTGCACATCAGATGCTTTTATCTGAGCACGGAGGAGGTACAGGAATTCGAGATAAAACCTTATTAGAATCTGCCTTAGCAAGGCCGAAGCAGCGCTTCGAATATGAACCTGGTTCAACTCCGTTTGAACTAGCCGCTTCATATAGTTTTGGCCTTGCCAAAAATCATCCGTTCATAGATGGAAACAAAAGAACTTCTCTTGCCATCGGTGCTATTTTTCTTGAAATTAACGGAATCATACTAAATGCTAAAGAGCCTGAAACTGTAGTGGTTTTTGAGCAATTAGCTTCAGACAATATATCAGAGACTGGGTTATCAAACTGGTTTGAGTCAAACTCTATTCCGAGCGCCTAG
- a CDS encoding Txe/YoeB family addiction module toxin codes for MTWELVYTKQAQKDAKKLAASGLKNKAQLLLKIIKNDPYQKPPPYEKLVGDLSGAYSRRINIQHRLVYQIYEKEHVIKVIRLWTHYE; via the coding sequence GTGACTTGGGAGTTGGTGTATACAAAGCAGGCTCAAAAGGATGCCAAAAAACTTGCGGCTTCTGGCTTAAAAAATAAAGCACAATTACTTTTAAAAATAATTAAAAACGACCCTTATCAAAAACCACCACCGTATGAAAAATTAGTAGGTGATTTATCAGGCGCATACTCACGTCGAATAAACATTCAACATAGGCTTGTGTATCAAATTTATGAAAAAGAACATGTCATTAAAGTTATTAGGTTATGGACACACTATGAGTAA
- a CDS encoding type II toxin-antitoxin system Phd/YefM family antitoxin produces MTILNVTEARSKLYSLIDETTDTHQPVVITGKRGNAVLVSEDDWNAISETLHLLSVPGMRESIKEGLNQGLSDSSKELDW; encoded by the coding sequence ATGACAATACTTAATGTTACAGAGGCTCGTTCAAAGCTTTACAGTCTCATTGATGAGACCACAGATACTCACCAACCTGTTGTAATTACAGGAAAAAGAGGTAATGCCGTTTTAGTGTCAGAGGATGACTGGAATGCTATTTCTGAAACACTTCACTTGTTATCTGTGCCAGGAATGAGAGAGTCAATTAAAGAGGGATTAAATCAAGGTCTATCTGACAGCTCTAAAGAGCTTGATTGGTGA